Proteins encoded in a region of the Streptomyces sp. NBC_00310 genome:
- a CDS encoding non-ribosomal peptide synthetase family protein, translating to MSKQDAPSFGQTLQQVLAERGADAAAPLSAEQKRLWLLGGIADGAWAVVSARYRIPAATDPAELQLRLATLVSRHETLRSVFVDVAGRPARLVLPFAQPLMRTVDDISRQDPAAVEELVRHTVQEEFPLGHGPLLRVLLLRSAGTDSELVLAGHRLALDATSLDLLAAELLGADVTEPPDALSTALAAQRTALADEGLKQRLTAWAGQLARPAATDIPGHGPRPEVKQNAHARVELRLPAALAARAADTDDLDAHAATAWLTVLLRNQATGAAQCGVRTGRPAELAAVAGPLDTLRPVRVDDAADRPLGDLLTEVAAQLRTPAADVPFAHLVQSAPPRRDLSRTPYLQTVVRTHRAGRGAARPVPGAAGGTEYDLELTLRPDQDALHLRIDYDSALHPEERVRGLGSQFAAVLDAVLPGGDARLTPATVVLHDDAAAARAVRAGRGTPIEDCGNSLVDLVRDRAAETPDALALRQSDTHLTYAQLWAGATRLADELAARGVRPGDRVAVWLHRTPATVTTLLAVLAAGAVFVPVDAAYPEERVRYLLADARPALVVSDSSVPGSADPGVPTLLLDRLPATPTQGPARPERVPAHAPAYMIYTSGSTGRPKGVLVRHSSVVNNLRWRQRTWPLNADDRVLHNHSFSFDPAIWAVFWPLAAGACVVLAAQEQMTDPNAMLQTLRNEQVTVLGGVPSLLTVLLDHRDAGACTRVRLVLSGAEPLTDTLLERISTTWSADVVNLYGPTEATIDATAYTVPAGARTMPLPIGRAVDNTGVHVVDAQLRPVPDDIPGEIVVTGAGLAAGYHDRPELSARRFLPDPFDTPAGRLYRTGDLGRRLPDGNIQFLGRIDDQVKIRGHRVELSEVESAVTAVPGVLDACVTALDAGTEHARLAAAVVLPGQDGQDGRPTPERLREALAQQLPAHLVPDRFLVVDQLPRTPNGKADRRRVAELLADAPEPGHGTPQGTTEPRNAVERSVAQAFAEVLRVAAVDLHADFFDAGGTSLMLARLASLLGDRHDVDIPLHEFFRTPTAAGVAETIEVYRREGIAGVLGRKHAATLENDGTLDASITPDGLPRADWDNPRRVFLTGATGYLGLHLLEQLLRRTDAEVVTLCRARDAEHAMRRLRDGFALYEIDIDDQLHRVTCVSGDLAEERLGLTPRQWHDLAATVDVIYHNGALVNFVYPYSALKAANVGGTQRVIELACTTRLKSVHHVSTIDTLLATHMPRPFLETDAPLNSAVGVPAGYTGSKWVAEKVVNEARKRGIPVCVYRPGLILGHTRNGATQTIDYLLVALRGYLPMRILPDYPRIFDVIPVDHVARAIVHISGKPEALGGFYHLFNPAPVPLRTFCDWIRSYGYEFDTVPFEEGRRRALGVGPGHLLYPLVPLIKDAEAEPHRALDPKYLHEVRPALECARTLRMLQGSDVHCPPTTEADAHAVLDYLVRTGFMPAPADIVPDAWTAGETR from the coding sequence GTGAGCAAGCAGGACGCCCCCTCATTCGGCCAGACCCTGCAGCAGGTGCTGGCCGAGCGCGGCGCGGACGCCGCCGCCCCGCTGTCCGCGGAGCAGAAACGGCTGTGGCTGCTGGGCGGCATCGCCGACGGCGCCTGGGCGGTGGTCAGCGCCCGCTACCGCATCCCCGCCGCCACCGACCCCGCCGAACTGCAGCTGCGCCTGGCCACCCTGGTGTCCCGGCACGAGACGCTGCGCAGCGTCTTCGTCGACGTCGCCGGCCGCCCCGCCCGCCTGGTGCTGCCCTTCGCCCAGCCCCTGATGCGCACCGTCGACGACATCAGCCGGCAGGACCCGGCCGCCGTCGAGGAACTCGTGCGCCACACGGTCCAGGAGGAGTTCCCGCTCGGCCACGGCCCGCTCCTGCGCGTCCTGCTGCTGCGCTCCGCCGGCACGGACAGCGAACTCGTCCTGGCCGGACACCGACTCGCCCTCGACGCCACCTCCCTGGACCTGCTCGCCGCCGAACTCCTCGGCGCCGACGTCACCGAACCCCCCGACGCCCTCTCCACGGCCCTGGCCGCGCAGCGCACCGCCCTGGCAGACGAGGGCCTCAAACAGCGGCTCACCGCCTGGGCCGGGCAGCTCGCCCGTCCCGCCGCCACCGACATCCCCGGCCACGGACCCCGCCCCGAGGTCAAACAGAACGCCCACGCCCGCGTGGAACTGCGGCTGCCCGCCGCCCTCGCCGCCCGCGCCGCGGACACCGACGACCTCGACGCGCACGCCGCCACCGCCTGGCTCACCGTGCTCCTGCGCAACCAGGCCACGGGCGCCGCCCAGTGCGGCGTCCGCACCGGCCGGCCCGCCGAACTGGCCGCCGTGGCCGGCCCGCTGGACACCCTGCGCCCGGTCCGCGTGGACGACGCCGCCGACCGCCCGCTCGGCGACCTCCTCACCGAGGTCGCCGCACAACTGCGCACCCCCGCCGCCGACGTGCCCTTCGCCCACCTCGTGCAGAGCGCGCCACCGCGCCGCGACCTCAGCCGCACCCCGTATCTGCAGACCGTCGTGCGCACCCACCGCGCCGGGCGCGGCGCGGCCCGCCCCGTGCCGGGCGCCGCGGGCGGCACCGAATACGACCTCGAACTCACCCTCCGCCCCGACCAGGACGCCCTGCACCTGCGCATCGACTACGACAGCGCCCTGCACCCCGAAGAGCGCGTACGCGGCCTCGGCTCCCAGTTCGCCGCCGTCCTCGACGCCGTACTGCCCGGCGGCGACGCCCGGCTCACCCCCGCCACCGTCGTCCTGCACGACGACGCCGCGGCCGCCCGCGCCGTCCGGGCGGGACGCGGAACACCCATCGAGGACTGCGGCAACTCCCTGGTCGACCTGGTCCGCGACCGCGCCGCCGAAACCCCCGACGCCCTCGCCCTGCGCCAGAGCGACACCCACCTCACCTACGCCCAGCTGTGGGCCGGCGCCACCCGCCTCGCCGACGAACTGGCCGCCCGGGGCGTGCGCCCCGGCGACCGCGTCGCCGTCTGGCTGCACCGCACCCCCGCCACCGTCACCACCCTGCTCGCCGTCCTCGCCGCGGGCGCCGTGTTCGTACCCGTCGACGCCGCCTACCCCGAGGAACGGGTCCGCTACCTCCTGGCCGACGCCCGGCCCGCGCTCGTGGTGAGCGACAGCTCGGTGCCCGGATCCGCCGACCCCGGCGTGCCCACCCTCCTCCTGGACCGGCTGCCCGCCACCCCCACCCAGGGCCCCGCCAGACCCGAACGGGTCCCGGCGCACGCCCCCGCCTACATGATCTACACCTCCGGATCCACCGGCCGCCCCAAGGGCGTCCTCGTCCGCCACTCCAGCGTGGTCAACAACCTGCGCTGGCGGCAGCGCACCTGGCCGCTGAACGCCGACGACCGGGTCCTGCACAACCACAGCTTCAGCTTCGACCCCGCCATCTGGGCGGTGTTCTGGCCCCTGGCCGCCGGCGCGTGCGTCGTCCTGGCCGCACAGGAGCAGATGACCGACCCCAACGCGATGCTGCAGACCCTCCGCAACGAGCAGGTCACCGTCCTGGGCGGCGTCCCCTCCCTGCTCACCGTGCTGCTCGACCACCGCGACGCCGGAGCCTGCACCCGCGTCCGCCTCGTCCTGTCCGGCGCCGAGCCGCTCACCGACACCCTCCTGGAGCGGATCTCCACCACCTGGTCCGCGGACGTCGTCAACCTGTACGGGCCCACCGAGGCCACCATCGACGCCACCGCCTACACCGTGCCCGCCGGCGCCCGCACCATGCCGCTGCCGATCGGCCGCGCCGTCGACAACACCGGCGTCCACGTCGTCGACGCCCAACTGCGGCCCGTACCCGACGACATACCCGGCGAGATCGTCGTCACCGGCGCCGGCCTGGCGGCCGGCTACCACGACCGGCCCGAGCTGTCCGCCCGGCGCTTCCTGCCCGACCCCTTCGACACCCCCGCAGGACGCCTGTACCGCACCGGCGACCTGGGCCGCCGGCTGCCCGACGGGAACATCCAGTTCCTCGGCCGCATCGACGACCAGGTCAAGATCCGCGGCCACCGCGTCGAACTGTCCGAGGTCGAGAGCGCCGTCACCGCCGTACCCGGCGTCCTGGACGCCTGCGTCACCGCCCTGGACGCCGGCACCGAGCACGCCCGGCTGGCCGCCGCCGTCGTCCTGCCCGGCCAGGACGGCCAGGACGGCCGTCCCACGCCCGAGCGGCTCCGCGAGGCCCTCGCCCAGCAGCTGCCCGCCCATCTGGTGCCCGACCGGTTCCTGGTCGTCGACCAGCTGCCGCGCACCCCCAACGGCAAGGCCGACCGCCGCCGCGTCGCCGAACTCCTCGCCGACGCACCCGAGCCGGGCCACGGCACACCCCAGGGCACCACCGAGCCCCGCAACGCCGTGGAGCGCTCCGTCGCCCAGGCCTTCGCCGAGGTGCTGCGCGTGGCCGCCGTCGACCTCCACGCCGACTTCTTCGACGCCGGCGGCACCTCACTGATGCTCGCCCGGCTGGCCTCCCTGCTCGGCGACCGGCACGACGTGGACATCCCGCTGCACGAGTTCTTCCGCACCCCGACCGCCGCCGGCGTCGCCGAGACCATCGAGGTGTACCGGCGCGAGGGCATCGCGGGAGTCCTCGGCCGCAAGCACGCCGCGACGCTGGAGAACGACGGCACCCTGGACGCGTCCATCACCCCCGACGGGCTGCCCCGCGCCGACTGGGACAACCCCCGGCGCGTCTTCCTCACCGGCGCCACCGGCTACCTCGGACTCCACCTCCTGGAGCAGCTCCTGCGCCGCACGGACGCCGAGGTCGTCACGCTGTGCCGGGCCCGCGACGCCGAACACGCCATGCGGCGGCTCCGGGACGGCTTCGCGCTCTACGAGATCGACATCGACGACCAGCTCCACCGGGTGACCTGCGTGAGCGGCGACCTCGCCGAGGAACGCCTCGGCCTGACCCCGCGGCAGTGGCACGACCTGGCGGCCACCGTCGACGTCATCTACCACAACGGCGCCCTGGTCAACTTCGTCTACCCCTACTCCGCGCTCAAGGCCGCCAACGTCGGCGGCACCCAGCGGGTCATCGAACTGGCCTGCACCACCCGGCTGAAGAGCGTCCACCACGTCTCCACCATCGACACCCTGCTCGCCACCCACATGCCCCGCCCGTTCCTGGAGACCGACGCCCCGCTGAACTCCGCGGTCGGCGTCCCGGCCGGCTACACCGGCAGCAAGTGGGTCGCCGAGAAAGTCGTCAACGAGGCCCGCAAACGCGGCATCCCCGTCTGCGTCTACCGCCCCGGCCTCATCCTGGGCCACACCCGCAACGGCGCCACCCAGACCATCGACTACCTGCTGGTCGCCCTGCGCGGCTACCTGCCGATGCGGATCCTGCCCGACTACCCCCGCATCTTCGACGTCATCCCCGTCGACCACGTCGCCCGGGCCATCGTGCACATCTCCGGCAAACCCGAAGCCCTCGGCGGCTTCTACCACCTGTTCAACCCCGCACCGGTGCCGCTGCGCACCTTCTGCGACTGGATCAGAAGCTACGGCTACGAGTTCGACACCGTGCCCTTCGAGGAGGGCAGGCGGCGGGCCCTCGGCGTCGGCCCGGGCCACCTGCTGTACCCGCTGGTACCGCTGATCAAGGACGCCGAGGCCGAGCCGCACCGGGCCCTGGACCCCAAGTACCTGCACGAGGTCCGGCCCGCCCTCGAATGCGCCCGGACACTGCGCATGCTCCAGGGCAGCGACGTGCACTGCCCGCCGACCACCGAGGCCGACGCGCACGCCGTCCTGGACTACCTGGTCCGCACCGGGTTCATGCCCGCGCCCGCCGACATCGTGCCCGACGCCTGGACCGCAGGGGAGACCCGATGA